One segment of Ignavibacteriota bacterium DNA contains the following:
- a CDS encoding protein kinase codes for MSGLIGQTIDTYEVQGVLGNGGMGVVYRAVDTTLDRPVALKMMDSRFASDEMFLKRFQSEAKALAKLQHPGIVSIYALRETAQGFLIAMELVEGGTLADRLRQSGPMSPESCVRIFSQILTALDHAHEAGIVHRDIKPGNIMITADERVKVTDFGLAKIQQSSAMTMTMGTAGTLYYMSPEQVRGLANVDRRGDIYSLGITLYEALTGRVPFGDDVTDFAIRKAIVDGDLPPLEKAKPDLPRGLVAVVQRSIEKDPEKRYQTAAEMRTALEAHGSGVAAAPRVAAETVFVSDTPAAPSRRKFPLLPVAGLFLLVAVAALYFLWPSISGSGSGDADGAGAPSVAEKKSAGADPPPSIQSKQADSTEPGSNTQSDPSTIEKPSTATPGGTRPRQDPPPRNERRVETPPGGNTTGPAVTTERGRLAVAVFPSGRVTVDGITRNADAGQTAGFDLAAGSKTVTVTHPVYGTKRFSAAVDAGGTQNVSFYFEQTITVFVRPQFGNISVNGEDIGLYTTKMLTKGPGRYTINVAKEGKVVESVTLNGKTVSPGPQTITIEAGEQKRDYRIIFTMKDKI; via the coding sequence ATGAGCGGCCTCATCGGACAAACGATCGACACCTACGAAGTGCAGGGCGTTCTCGGCAACGGCGGCATGGGCGTGGTGTACCGCGCCGTCGACACGACACTCGACCGTCCCGTGGCGCTGAAGATGATGGATTCGCGCTTCGCCAGCGACGAGATGTTCCTCAAACGCTTCCAATCCGAGGCGAAGGCACTCGCAAAACTGCAGCATCCGGGAATCGTCTCGATTTATGCGCTGCGCGAAACCGCCCAGGGTTTCCTCATCGCGATGGAGTTGGTGGAGGGCGGCACGCTGGCCGACCGTCTGCGGCAGTCCGGACCCATGAGCCCGGAAAGCTGCGTGCGAATATTCTCGCAGATACTCACGGCGCTCGATCATGCGCACGAGGCGGGCATCGTGCATCGCGACATCAAACCCGGCAACATCATGATCACCGCCGACGAACGTGTGAAGGTGACGGATTTTGGTCTCGCAAAAATTCAGCAATCGTCGGCCATGACGATGACGATGGGCACCGCGGGCACTCTCTACTACATGTCGCCCGAGCAGGTGCGCGGCCTCGCCAATGTGGACCGCCGCGGCGACATCTACTCGCTCGGCATCACGCTGTACGAAGCCCTTACCGGACGTGTGCCCTTCGGCGACGATGTGACCGACTTTGCCATACGCAAAGCCATCGTCGACGGCGATCTGCCGCCTCTCGAGAAGGCGAAACCCGATCTGCCGCGCGGTCTTGTGGCCGTGGTGCAGCGCTCCATCGAGAAGGATCCTGAAAAGCGTTATCAGACCGCGGCCGAGATGCGCACAGCGCTCGAGGCGCACGGCTCGGGTGTGGCCGCGGCGCCGCGTGTTGCCGCGGAAACGGTGTTTGTTTCCGACACACCCGCCGCGCCATCGCGGCGGAAATTTCCGCTGCTTCCTGTTGCGGGACTGTTCCTGCTTGTGGCTGTCGCGGCACTGTATTTCCTCTGGCCGTCCATCAGTGGATCCGGATCCGGTGATGCTGACGGCGCCGGAGCACCGTCGGTCGCGGAGAAAAAGTCGGCGGGCGCGGATCCGCCTCCTTCGATTCAGTCTAAACAAGCCGACAGCACGGAGCCGGGTTCGAACACGCAGTCCGATCCGTCCACGATAGAAAAACCGTCCACGGCAACACCCGGCGGCACACGGCCGCGCCAGGATCCGCCGCCACGAAATGAGCGCCGCGTGGAAACTCCCCCCGGTGGCAACACCACGGGTCCCGCCGTTACAACGGAACGTGGCCGGCTCGCCGTGGCGGTGTTCCCGTCGGGCAGAGTGACAGTGGACGGTATCACGCGCAACGCCGATGCGGGACAGACCGCCGGCTTCGACCTTGCGGCCGGATCCAAGACTGTGACCGTGACCCATCCAGTCTACGGCACAAAACGTTTCAGCGCCGCGGTGGATGCGGGCGGAACGCAGAACGTGTCGTTTTATTTCGAGCAGACCATCACCGTCTTTGTTCGGCCGCAGTTCGGCAACATCAGCGTGAACGGCGAGGACATCGGTCTGTACACCACAAAAATGCTGACGAAAGGTCCCGGCCGGTACACGATCAACGTGGCCAAGGAAGGGAAGGTTGTGGAGAGTGTGACGCTGAACGGCAAGACCGTGTCGCCAGGGCCGCAGACCATCACCATCGAGGCCGGCGAGCAGAAGCGCGACTACCGGATCATCTTTACCATGAAAGACAAAATCTAA
- a CDS encoding Stp1/IreP family PP2C-type Ser/Thr phosphatase — protein MKRKATVDIGSASDVGMMRRENQDAMGYFPAERPDLESEKGLLCVVADGMGGHSGGRDASSLAVVTVPEVYFSMHGSTIAESLHHALQEANARIYRTADGDPALRGMGTTCCALVLQQHTATIAHVGDSRVYRITGTGIEQLTRDHSKVAEMVRRGILTKEEAEHHPERSHLYRALGVRPTTEVDIIGDIALSTDESFLLCSDGLYQYVPDAELRTLVLERRPQEACDMLVELANRRGGSDNISVIVVRVHYSGSFLDRLAVWETR, from the coding sequence GTGAAACGAAAAGCCACAGTGGATATCGGGAGCGCCTCCGACGTCGGCATGATGCGCCGCGAGAACCAGGATGCCATGGGATATTTCCCCGCCGAGCGGCCCGACCTCGAGAGCGAGAAGGGTTTGCTCTGTGTTGTTGCCGACGGCATGGGCGGCCACAGCGGTGGACGCGACGCCAGCAGCCTGGCCGTCGTCACCGTGCCCGAGGTATACTTCTCGATGCACGGATCCACCATCGCCGAGAGCCTGCACCACGCGCTGCAGGAGGCCAACGCGCGCATCTACCGCACGGCCGACGGCGATCCCGCGCTCCGCGGCATGGGCACCACCTGCTGCGCCCTCGTGCTGCAGCAGCACACAGCCACCATCGCCCATGTGGGCGACAGCCGCGTGTACCGCATCACCGGCACCGGCATCGAGCAGCTCACACGCGACCACTCGAAAGTGGCCGAGATGGTGCGACGGGGCATTCTCACGAAGGAGGAGGCCGAACACCATCCCGAGCGGTCGCATCTGTACCGCGCCCTCGGTGTGCGGCCGACGACGGAGGTGGACATCATCGGCGACATCGCGCTGAGCACCGACGAGTCGTTCCTGCTTTGCAGCGACGGCCTGTACCAGTACGTGCCCGACGCGGAATTGCGGACCCTCGTGCTCGAGCGCCGCCCGCAGGAGGCCTGCGACATGCTGGTGGAACTCGCCAACCGCCGCGGCGGCAGCGACAATATCAGCGTCATCGTCGTGCGGGTGCACTATTCGGGCAGTTTCCTCGACCGCCTCGCCGTGTGGGAGACACGGTAA
- a CDS encoding FAD-dependent oxidoreductase, producing the protein MLPLAEPVTLPPVLDVLIVGGGPAGTAAAFRAKELGLAALVIDYDDIMKRIRDYAKDKLILPDFGGGDKMAFPVAGPLIEKLSFSPMDKDDMFTLWKSWYGEYSIPAQTGVELLGLAGRSDGAWNVRVYNHNTKNEGRCAARHVVLAIGRGVPRRFDIPGNADGIAYRLNDAAAYIGEPACVIGGGTSAAEAVIEISHAKTRAGDTTAVYWSYRGDKLPKVSKALAEVFFEAYIGNGNIRYHPGSEPVAVVTGPDKREYLTVRTDRRMMNGRPNESVHFEFLKEYCIACIGEDIPEGLLASMGISLVTGGPSKKKRMAVTTLLETQQPCVYLIGDILSQAYLEVTDFAADPAEFPEIKHRGNIKAAIVDGVYVMDVIRQRLDGVADVQVQVQFADAPPAGTAPRVTMVPASPDAAPPPAPREMQQDADAAAAAYLVRLLPGNVEENEYALQTQRVTRIGRSEADIVFADDPYLAETHASIVHGPDGSTLRDDSGGSGVLLRLPEGVPYAVQPGDLLKLGRQFLLFRGEGRVSEYVHYDRAGKEIRRYPVPEKTVVLGREAPDITLDADDGTLSRRHLSITLRNGLLYAKDLKSVNGTWRKIVQAAPLQNGDEFRLGQQTFRYVQKVEITSDRRHSGFFPPMPAEAPPAAAPAPAAASVPVPASAAAGASAPGEIPDMVVLFPALGVSAPFEKGNTVCDAAEKSGVKIVAECHAGICGSDPIRIIAGREHLAPPGDDETGTLEDICGLEAGECRLACMVRPTRGIAVEILSNG; encoded by the coding sequence ATGTTACCCCTCGCGGAACCCGTGACACTGCCGCCCGTGCTCGACGTGTTGATAGTGGGCGGCGGACCCGCGGGCACCGCCGCGGCGTTCCGCGCGAAGGAACTGGGCCTCGCGGCCCTGGTGATCGACTACGACGACATCATGAAACGCATTCGCGACTACGCGAAGGACAAGCTTATCCTTCCTGATTTCGGCGGAGGTGACAAGATGGCGTTTCCTGTTGCGGGTCCACTTATCGAGAAGCTCTCCTTCTCGCCGATGGACAAGGACGACATGTTTACGCTGTGGAAATCGTGGTACGGTGAATACAGCATCCCCGCGCAGACCGGCGTGGAACTGCTGGGACTCGCGGGCCGCAGCGACGGCGCGTGGAATGTGCGCGTGTACAATCACAACACAAAGAACGAAGGCCGCTGCGCCGCGCGCCACGTGGTGCTAGCCATCGGCCGCGGCGTGCCGCGCCGCTTCGACATACCGGGCAATGCCGACGGCATCGCGTACCGCCTCAACGACGCGGCCGCGTATATCGGAGAGCCCGCCTGCGTCATCGGCGGAGGCACCTCGGCGGCGGAAGCCGTGATCGAGATTTCGCACGCGAAGACACGCGCGGGTGATACGACGGCCGTGTACTGGTCCTACCGCGGCGACAAACTGCCCAAGGTCTCGAAAGCTCTGGCGGAGGTGTTCTTCGAGGCGTACATCGGCAACGGCAACATCCGCTACCATCCCGGCAGCGAGCCCGTGGCGGTGGTGACCGGACCCGACAAACGCGAGTATCTGACCGTGCGCACCGACCGCCGCATGATGAACGGCCGCCCGAACGAAAGCGTCCATTTCGAATTCCTGAAAGAGTACTGCATCGCGTGTATCGGCGAGGACATTCCCGAGGGGCTGCTCGCCTCGATGGGAATCTCGCTGGTGACCGGCGGTCCGTCGAAGAAAAAACGGATGGCCGTCACAACACTGCTCGAGACGCAGCAGCCCTGCGTGTACCTGATCGGCGACATTCTCAGCCAGGCCTATCTCGAAGTGACGGACTTCGCGGCCGATCCCGCGGAATTCCCCGAGATCAAACATCGGGGGAATATCAAGGCAGCGATCGTGGACGGCGTGTATGTGATGGATGTGATACGGCAGCGCCTCGACGGCGTTGCCGACGTGCAGGTGCAGGTGCAGTTTGCCGATGCGCCCCCGGCAGGCACCGCCCCGCGCGTGACCATGGTTCCGGCATCGCCCGACGCGGCTCCGCCTCCCGCGCCGCGTGAGATGCAACAGGACGCGGACGCGGCGGCCGCGGCGTATCTCGTGCGTCTGCTGCCCGGGAATGTCGAGGAGAATGAATATGCACTGCAGACACAGCGTGTGACACGCATCGGCCGCAGCGAGGCCGACATCGTGTTCGCCGACGATCCGTATCTCGCGGAGACGCACGCGTCCATCGTGCACGGACCGGACGGCTCCACACTCCGGGACGACAGCGGAGGAAGCGGCGTGTTGCTGCGCCTTCCCGAAGGCGTGCCGTACGCGGTGCAGCCGGGCGATCTGCTCAAACTCGGCCGTCAGTTCCTGCTCTTCCGCGGCGAGGGGCGGGTGTCGGAGTATGTGCACTACGACAGGGCGGGTAAGGAGATCCGCCGGTATCCCGTGCCGGAGAAAACCGTCGTGCTCGGACGCGAGGCGCCCGACATCACACTCGACGCGGACGACGGCACACTCTCGCGCAGGCATCTTTCGATCACTCTGCGCAACGGTCTGCTGTACGCGAAGGACCTGAAGAGTGTCAACGGCACGTGGAGAAAAATAGTGCAGGCAGCGCCGCTGCAGAACGGCGATGAATTCCGCCTCGGGCAGCAGACCTTCCGCTATGTGCAGAAAGTGGAAATCACCAGCGACCGCAGGCATTCGGGATTCTTCCCGCCCATGCCCGCTGAGGCGCCGCCCGCGGCAGCACCCGCACCCGCGGCAGCGTCCGTGCCCGTTCCGGCATCGGCGGCCGCGGGTGCGTCCGCGCCTGGCGAAATACCGGATATGGTGGTCCTTTTTCCCGCGCTCGGAGTCTCAGCCCCGTTCGAGAAGGGCAACACCGTGTGTGACGCGGCGGAGAAGAGCGGCGTGAAGATCGTGGCCGAGTGCCATGCGGGCATTTGCGGCAGCGACCCCATTCGTATTATCGCGGGACGGGAGCACCTCGCGCCCCCGGGCGACGATGAAACCGGGACGCTCGAAGACATCTGCGGACTCGAGGCCGGTGAATGCCGGCTGGCCTGTATGGTGCGTCCGACACGCGGCATCGCCGTCGAAATTCTCAGCAACGGGTAA
- a CDS encoding FHA domain-containing protein yields the protein MSAQLFSRTGQLAGASFAITDEARIGKAADNSIVLYPEIISSRHARIWYDKAAGAYFIEDLSSRNGTRIDGMRVTRPTRLDSPCIVTFANVFDFVFLVHDGEVPVRQKQPTAPRAKEVASAQAKSTPAHSASAQAKSTPAQSASAQPRPSPAPSVAQPAPMAAQSERGKTEFSDDAFIAPAIGSAAPAPERAKTEFSDDAGMMPALGSNPLTPERGRTEFSDDAGMLPALGSNPAPPEKGVTEFSDAAASIPSLVPSSTAAPDVVYQLRVNVPGATPRVFTLLEGENTIGREDGCSIVLNEASMSRRHAAIVIRGGAAALRDLGSKNGTMIGDRRITGEQQLRAGDTLRFGSATAVFDRVAS from the coding sequence GTGAGCGCGCAATTATTCTCCCGCACCGGACAGCTTGCAGGTGCCTCGTTTGCCATCACCGACGAGGCGCGGATCGGCAAGGCCGCGGATAATTCCATCGTCCTGTACCCGGAAATCATTTCGAGCCGTCACGCGCGCATCTGGTACGACAAGGCCGCGGGCGCGTACTTCATCGAGGATCTGAGCAGCCGCAACGGCACACGGATCGATGGTATGCGCGTGACGCGCCCGACACGGCTCGACAGTCCGTGCATCGTGACCTTCGCAAACGTCTTCGACTTTGTGTTCCTCGTGCACGACGGAGAAGTGCCCGTGCGTCAGAAGCAGCCGACCGCTCCGCGCGCGAAAGAGGTCGCGTCCGCGCAGGCAAAATCCACCCCTGCACACTCCGCGTCCGCGCAGGCAAAATCTACCCCTGCACAGTCCGCGTCCGCGCAGCCGCGTCCCAGTCCCGCACCCTCCGTCGCCCAGCCCGCACCCATGGCGGCGCAGTCGGAGCGGGGCAAAACGGAATTTTCGGACGACGCCTTTATCGCTCCGGCGATTGGATCGGCCGCACCAGCGCCTGAGCGCGCAAAGACGGAGTTTTCGGATGACGCGGGAATGATGCCCGCGCTCGGATCGAATCCGCTTACACCGGAGCGCGGCAGGACGGAATTCTCGGATGACGCGGGAATGCTGCCCGCGCTCGGATCGAATCCGGCTCCGCCGGAAAAGGGTGTCACCGAGTTTTCGGATGCCGCTGCCTCGATTCCATCCCTCGTACCCTCGTCCACCGCGGCTCCGGACGTCGTGTATCAGCTTCGTGTGAATGTGCCAGGGGCGACGCCGCGTGTCTTCACGCTGCTGGAGGGCGAGAACACCATCGGCCGCGAAGACGGCTGCAGCATCGTGCTCAACGAGGCATCGATGTCGCGCCGTCACGCCGCGATAGTGATACGCGGCGGCGCGGCGGCGCTTCGCGACCTTGGCAGCAAGAACGGAACGATGATCGGAGACCGTCGCATCACGGGCGAACAGCAGCTTCGCGCCGGCGACACGCTGCGTTTCGGCAGCGCGACGGCCGTCTTCGATCGTGTGGCATCATGA